Part of the Siniperca chuatsi isolate FFG_IHB_CAS linkage group LG6, ASM2008510v1, whole genome shotgun sequence genome, CTCATCACTACAATGTCACATTGTTAAAATGGTTCGTACACACATATGTCTTTTGTGTAACGGGAGAGTAGAGCAGAACGTGGCTAAAAATAGATCTATCGTGTTCAATTCAGTTTCACAGGACTGCTCAAAAATAAGCCCAATATGTGGGCGATCAAAATCAAGTGGAGATAATGGGATGTCAATCTGAAGCAGCTTCTCAATGCCTATTTTTATCTGCACGTTCACATTTTTTGCCCACATGTGGCGACGTGCCCCGACGACCTCCATGTCATACTTCCACTGTATCAAAGGCAATTAAAAGGTGTAGCAACAGTAGAACCTTAAAAGGCTTTATCAGGGCCGTCTTATCCACCAGACATCTCCCGGGGAGGCTGGCCGTTGCCAGGGTAACCCTCACAAATGGCAACTGACGTCAAGAAGGTAGGAGAAATACCAGGGAGAGCCAGAGCTGCTATGCATAATGGATTATTGAAAAAAGGGCCCTCTTGAAGAGTGCAAAGTGACTTAAAATATGCGTGCCTTGCTGGGCTCGCcaccacttctctctctctctctctctctctctctctctctctctgtgtgtgtggtgaggaaAATAGATGTTGACAATTTCAGGGTTTTACTTGCTGACTGGCACAGCTTGGGCTTTACTGGCCCAATTGAAATGATCCATCTTGAGTCAAACACTGCTGATGAGGTATTTCTTCACAGGACACATTGCGGTCTTTTCCTCAGATTGGATCATTTTAATGCCATTTGTAAATATAAGTACTCTTGTCTTATAGGCTTGAGAATGTGTGCTGCCGTGAACACATTGCAGAGGTTCTGCTGTGAAGTCTCCAAAAAGCAAAACCTTCCTCCACTGTACTTAAATCAGAAtgagaatgaaaaagaaagataacCACGCCCATTTAACAGGAAATGGAAATATAAAGAGCTGggaaataaatgtggcattagGAAATAAAAGTCCCCTGAAAAAAAGTAGTCGTAGTTTGTAGTAGTAGTTTGAAAACCgtaattttttaattaaaaataaaaaatttatttatttaactatattgactaatttatatatttacatttatttatatatttattgcttcatttatttatttcaggatttatttcaaagccatatttatttatgtatgtatgtatgcatttatttatttaatattgactgaAATGACATTCCATAGATATTCAGGCATAGGTTCTCAGAAGTGTAAGTCCAGAGGGTAACTAACAGCAGTTTACTCTGTTCCTGTGTCAGGTTCTTGTCTAATCTCAGTGCTGTTGTTGGCCCATGAGAGACTGTTACAGTGGCAGCTTTGTGAAGAGCCCTCATCGTTTCTGTGATAATGCCTCTCGTGTTGTGTTGGAGTCACACTATCGACAATCGTGTCCCGATTGTGGAGTCAGGTTTGCAGATGGCAAAGGCCAAGTGCTGTTGCTATCCAAATTAATACAGCAGGACAGAAGCACGTACATGCAACAGAGAATTGACATGGTGTCCATTTTGGGGTAGAGGTATATCATAATATCACAGCAATACTTTAATATCAATATGCTTCTGCTAAAATCagcacaaatacatatataacaGAACAAATAATGGGAACAGATGACAAGTGATAACATTAAGTCAGAGAGATCCAAatgttttgagttttgttttgaagaATTTATTTGTTccatgttaaaaataaatattaacatgcaaatgtatatatatttaaaaggtGAATGCAATATCGAATATCCAAAAAGACTATCCTGTGACTGAAAGTTCATGTTCTAAAAATGCAACATCATAAATGTTTCCTGTCAAACATCTAAACTCCAAATAAAGCACCTGTTACATGTGCAAAATGTACATGAAGGAGTCAACAAACACCAGAATGAGTAGGCCTGAAGCTTGTAGCTTTTGTTTCACGGAGAAGCTGCAGAGGAAATGTGCAAAGAGAAGAAGTGAGAGTGTTTCAGTCCAGGGGAATCCCAGACACTTCTGTAAATCAGGGGTGCAACAAGCAACACAAAGCATGAACTAGCATGCTCTGAGTTTCCTAAGAAGTGAATCACACAAGTCatgtatggggggggggggattaaaGGAAGTGAGGAACAACCCTGATGTGTCAATGCCACCCTTTTCAAATGCCTCCCGTTTTAGCTGCAACACTAAGATACCAGatgattattcatttattaccaTGAGCCGACAAATATTTTGACTTGACATTTTGGTGCACCACAGGTTCAGAACACGAGATAAGACCAAGATATTACCTGCTAGTTGCCTGAAAACTAAACACAACCCTCGATGCCAGAACTACAGATCAGTTTGGCAAGCCCACAaccaaaatacagtacaatacagtcACCAGTGTTTCCTCTTGTTAATTCTGCAGTGGTGGCTTAGCTAGTTAGTTTTGGCTCCACACCCATctctgttttaattaaaattacacTTCTAGTGCAGATTTCAGATCttcttttgatgttttgttaaaacaaaaatattattccAAACTGTAGAAATGTGCTTCTTTGTGCTTTGCACGTACATTTTACCAAAAACcctacatttagaaaaataattaaagctTTTCTACCTTTTTCCAGTGCAGATGAGTAGCAGAGGAAGTGGGCGTTTTCTGCATACGTCCTAAATGGCAGGGATTATGAGTCGTACAGACCGCTGTCGTTTCAGTTCTTCCTTTCAGCTGTGAGTGTAGATGCTGCTGGGAGGAGCAgtaaatggagagagagacagagctggaGTATGAGGTAGAGAGCTGCTGTGTGGGAGGGTGAGCATATGGGGGGTATGGAGGATGGGAGATGGAGTAGTATTTCCATTAAAGGGAGAGAGTTTATTTCTTCAATACTAATAGTAAAAGACATCACATGATAGGTTACAGAAATTCTTATTTATGGAAAACAGGATGGGTTCATGGTGAGGCAATTACTCCCACATCATTTTGATGTTGTCAAAAACATCTACAGTACATGGATATCTTTAAAAAAGTGGATACCACTCTGCTTGTTTGTTAGAAGAATTTCTGATATTGAGGAAGATTCATTGATCCAGGGTAAATGGGagctggagcctatcccagcatgcactgggtggAAGTCAAGATGAGATTGACGATGAGATGAGGTCTTTTCACTGGACAAGTCCTGCTGCCAAAGAACCCATATACACTTTTGCCAGATAGACTTTAAATAACCCTTTTATGAGAAATTAGAAAAGTACATCGTATATAAATCATGATAGATGTATGAACCTCCTCTGAAATGAGAATCTGAaacaacaggcctttttcacagaggacattttgacatgtcacaaagagcacaggtgtaaataataaatatgaatgatggctgaattccatttagtaGCTTCAGTTTCATGGTCCTGGTATTGAGCAGGTTGGTTCACTGTCATAACTTACTGAAACATTTGAATACAATGGAGCCattgttagttaatgttattagtaacacctgtgtttttcctaccatccatccattttcttccgcttatctgGGGCCCGGTCTGTAGAAAGGCTAAGCAGGCTTTTCCTACCATGACAAGTCAaagtgtctgctgtggaaaaatgTCTACATGACTGTTTCTTACCTGTGATCTAAAATGATCAATTATCACATGCTCCTTTTTGTCACCAGGATGGCCAACTAATTACATTACACTTGTAGTTCTGGGGGTTTCATGAGCCTTAGAGGATAATGAGGGTTCCTTTGATAATGTATAACTCAATTTTTACATCAGAAACAGTAGCCAGTAGACAGATCATCAATTTGTAGGTGCTGTACAATGGTCACCTTTAAGCACTACTGCTATTTGCCTCTTTTACTAATGTctgctttatatatattttttggtcTTTTGAACACTTCACTCTACATGTTAGTTATTATGTGTACAACACTTAGAATCAATTACCAAATAATACATGATCCTTGACACCAAAATGAGGCTCTTTGTGGTTACCTGCAGAGGTGACTTAAAACTGGTTGTAATCTTAAAAAGTCACAATTAAGTCTTTGCTTTTAAAATACAAGCAATGACAGAGGATTTCAAGTGTCATTTCCCAAACACAGAACAAGGCTGCACCAGGAATGTATGGGGGTTGTTATTTCACttcacacagtgacacaaaatccaaatcagacacattttttcccctcatctATGAATATTCgctgcatttttaattttttgtttgccTAAATCAGTGGTTTGTGATGCTTGGGTGACGCATGGGAAAACTAAGAATCATAAAAATTACCAGGCTGCAATAATACTCTCTATAAATGTTTATAAAGAATAGGTCGGCCAAGTCCACAAATCAACATTGTTTTATTGCCTGGAAAGCACAGCATGACTCTTTCTTAAAAGGGTACTCTAGATgcaaagtacagtataataatgcTGTAAAGGAGATGCTAACAGCCAGCTACCCTCTATTAACCTTGAAGTGTTTATGATCTTGGAAAACTTGACAAGATTTTTAAGCAGTTTGTGTTCAAATGCTATTTGCACTGCAATGATTGAATCTACACATTAATAATGTCCACCCCAGTTTTTCTTCCAAAATAAAGGtaaggtttatttttttatacagtataaagtatcCGGTACAGTCATCTAGCACTCAAACTCACTTTCTAAGTGCTTGTAGAAAAGTGCACACCAGCCATTTTGGGGAAAAGTATTTCACCTTTAAACACTAAATGTTCAAACTGTTATTTCAAAACCAGGATTAATATCTAATGCAACAACCATAGACATAGATTTGATACAGGAAAAATTAAACAGATGCAAAATTATTCCaattttgtgaaattaaaacTGACCTTTCTGAATGCACAAATGCAGTGACAAATGTGTAGCATTTGTTAGGCAACACTGCCACTAAATCATTTAGTGTTGTCCTTTTGGGCTCATTGAACGCTTAAACAACAAACCACCTGAAGGCTTTACTCAAACTTGATTCCCTGGGCCAGAGGAAGATCCTTGCTGTAGTTTATTGTGCAGGTTGAACGCCTCATGTACTGCTTCCATGAGTCACTGCCCGACTCTCTTCCACctcctgtgtgtttctctccacCAAAGGCTCCTCCGATCTCAGCTCCGCTTGTAGGAATGTTGACATTCACGATGCCGCAGTCGGATCCTTTTGGCCCCAGCCAGCGGAAAACCCGACCCATATCTTTGGTGAAGATGCTGCTGGAGAGGCCCTGCTGGACTTCGTTGTTCCAGGCAAATGCCTCCTCTTCTGTCTTGAACTTGAGGACATAGAGTATGGGGACAAAGGTTTCGGTGTGGACAATGGGAGCATCGTGAGCGAGCCCTGTGATGATGGTTGGCTCCACGTAGTTTCCAGGGCGGTCCATCACCTTTCCTCCACAGACCAGAGTGCCACCCTGTTGCTTGGCCTGCTCAGTGGCTGCCAGATACTGCTCCACAGCTTGTTTGGTGTGCAGAGGCCCATACAGGGTGCTGGGATCCCAGGGGTCTCCGATGCGGACTTGTTTGTAGGCCTTGGCAATCCTCTCAACCACTGTGTCGTGAACACTCTCGTGCAGCATCAGTCTCCTGGTTGTGGTGCAGCGCTGGCCAGCGGTTCCCACCGATGCAAAGACAGCAGAAGGCACCACAAGATTCAGGTCAGCATCGTCAAAAACGATGATAGCATTGTTTCCACCGAGCTCCAGCAGCTTACGACCAAACCTTTCCTGCACCATCATGGCCACCATCTTGCCAACATGGGTGCTGCCAGTGAACGACACCAGATCCACACGCTCATCCTTTGCCATGGCTGTGCCGATATCAGCGCCTCCGCAGGTCATGGAGCAGATAGCACCGGGCAGGTTGTTCCGCTCCAGCACCTCAGCCACAATCCTGGTAACTGCAACACTTGTGAGAGGTGTGGTTGGGGCTCCTTTCCAGAGGCAGACGTTGCCACAGGTCAGAGCGATGGCATTGTTCCAGCCATAGACAGCCACAGGGAAGTTAAAGGCAGTGATGATGCCGACAAGACCAACTGGGTTCCACTGTTCGATCAGGGCATGGCCTGGTCTTTCTGAGGGCAGGATGGGCCCACCAATCATTCTAGACAGACCAACAGCATAATCACAGACATCAACATATTCCTGAACCTCTCCCACTCCCTCAACATAGATCTTGCCCATTTCTAGAGACACCAGGCTCCCGAGGACTTTAATCTTCTTTCTGAGCGCGTCTCCAATCTGCCTCACAATCTCCCCTCTTTTGGGAGCTGGTATATCTGCCCACATCTTCCAAGCCTCCCTCGTCTTCTGGACAGTTTCATCATACTCCGCCAAAGTTGCCTGGGTTACTCTGGCAATCGGCTCATTGTTGGCAGGGCAGTATGACGTGATGACCTCCCCGCTGCCTCCCCAGCTCCCGTTGTAAACACCAGGGTTGTCCTCAGACAGGCCCAGCTCTTTCAGCCAGGAGTATTTGGGCTGGTTGATGAGGAGACCTGACATGGCTGCTGACTGCTGGCAGTGGACAGATGCAaatttatttctcaaaatgagCCTGTTGTGCCGGGCAAGGGTCAGAGTCAGGCAGCGCTGCATGGGTGCTGGAAGCAAACAAAGTTAAAAATTAAGCTTACAAGTTTAAAAATGGTTGAAGAACATCTGTAAATAATTGTTGACAGAACAGTCTCACTGCAAGGATCAGATGATCTAGCTCTGTCTAGGGCTGCCATTAACGAATAATCGTAATTAGtcgttttaaaaaaaataaaaataatatatcgAGTAATTGTTGATAAAATTGcataaaatggtgaaaaatgctcatcacaatttcctacgCCCAAAGAgatgtattcaaatgttttgttttgtctgatcaacagtctATAATTCAAAGCTATTCAGttaacaatgatataaaaatgagaaaagcagcaaatcctcacatttgagaagcctgaaccagagaatgtttgacattatccttgataaatgacttaatcgattatcaaaatgataGCTTATTAATTTAATGCCATACTAATCCTTTCAGCTTCAGTTCTGTCAACTGCTGTTAGATTAATAATTAActttcaatttaaaaattaataaataacttccAAAAATTGCATCAGCTGCGTTATAGTCCAATGCAGGATACAGTGAACATGTGCTAAAGGGAATGAGGACAGTCAACAGGTGTTGAATAGAGACTGCTTATTAAACCTGAGTcgttaaatcaattaattaacataagattaatcaacaacaatatTGATAAAACTATAAACTGAATCTCGTTGGGTTTTGTACACTGTTAGTGGCACAAAACAAGCGATTTGAAGAGGTCACCCTGGGCTctgcaaaaatgtaatattccctattttctgatattgaaTAGTCCAATTGTGAAAATGCCTGATATTCTCATATCAACTTTATATCAAATACATATAGCAGAAAGTCAATAAAACATAAGCCACAAGTTAAACAATGTGTATTAGGACTGTAACTGGTTATAATAGTAACTTTTTAGTTGTAtgtatttcattcaaaatagtCTATGGGTTATATAACCATAGCTCTAAGTGACTCAAGCTAAAGTTACTCAACCATATCCACCCTATGCGCTTGCGCACTTAATCCAACTTCGGACATGCATGAGGCTGTCGACACTTGTCTTGaacttttgatgttttataaTACAGAAATAAGACAATTAACACCGACAGTATCGCTGAATGTAAACCAAAAGAATAATTTCAggttagcattttttttaaattatgcatATCACTATGCCGATGTTGGTAGTTTTGCAGCATGACGTGACATGGTCGTCGAGATCAATCTTGTTGAGTCTAAACGACCGTGACTCAAGGTCCTGCTTTTTATACTCACAAACATCACCGTGCTGTTATAAAGCTTGCACTTACACTATCTGCACGTCAGTTTAATGATTCAAAGTAAATGTATGCCACTTATAATCAGTGGTTCACTCACGTTGATATCAAGTTCGCAGAGCCACGTCCACTCCAGAGCATGGAAGTATCTGCAGTCTCTTGATATTTCCGTCACAGCTGAAACGGAAGTACCGATGCTGTGCTGCATTCTGATTGGACAGCCGCCTCTACGCAGTGTGGCGCCTGCTTTGTTAGATTGATCCATGCTAACAAATTTCCTTTGTTGTGATTAACCGTAGCGGTTGTGATTCTGCTGTAATAACTTATATTAAGAAAGTTGCTGTTGCGATAATTTAGAGGATGAGTGGCGGAGTGTATGGAGGCGGTGAGTGTGATCTCAtgattaaaatataacaaaacaacTGTCCACGTTGTCCCGTTTTGTAGCTTTAGAGTTAGCTAACTATGCTAGCTGTGCTAACGTTTAACAAGCTCCGTGGTAGACTAAAGCTAGATTCTTGCGAGCATTTCTATTCGCCTTGCGTTTAAGAATATATTAATTTGTTAACACCTAAAGGGCGTCGTGTTGTGGCTCAAGCTTAGTTTGTTTATGCAACAGTCATGTAAACCAACCCCGTACCGCCTAGCTAACTAGCaaggaaatgaatgaatgtgggCTTGCCGAACTCATGAACACATCCTATTCTGGTTGTGTAACGGTAACGTTAAATATAGCTTTCTTAGAAGTGGAGAAATGTTTCGAAGTATCTCACAGTAATTGAGCTTAAAGAGCGAACGTTGTATTTAACGTTAAGTTTGCTACATGTTTGCCTTTCTGCTGACATTCACATATCCAAGAGAGAACTTCACAGATGTGAAATAACTTATTTATAAAGTGTTCATTCATGCTGCTGTCAATGGTAATGACAACTATACACTAGAATTAAAATTTCAgatagtttgtttttgtcagttacaTTCAGCAACGCGATCCTTGTACAAGCAAGTAGCTTTAATACAATATCATAACATTGTAACATACTTGGTTTAAGTTACTGTAACAGATCTGACAAACCCAGTAGAACAGCCTCTGTAGCGAATTGGTGAAAGGGTCTTTCAAGCAAAATTTTAATACATACACCATCCAACTTGAAATAGAAGAGTGCCACTTTGTGATTTGCATCTTCACACCATGTACTTTTCTTAAGGTAGAAGATGTTAAATGCATTACAAAGGGCATTTAAAGTATCAGCTGTAATACTAATAAGACTGATAAGTACAGATACATGTGCAAAACAGGTTAAACTTGGCATGGCGTACTCTTATAAAGTATTTTAGATTCTGATTAGGAAAGATCGCAAAAATGGCATAATGGCATTATCATTTTTGCATTTAGAACAATACTGGAAGATACCAGAATAGCTGCCTCAAGCTGACATCAGCAGATACAGTGGCAGAATGGGGATATTTAAAGTGTTGGCTAGGTGTAAATATCTGATGTGTTTACTCTACATTTTAGTGTGTAGAATGGGAATATTtttgtgggggtggggtgggggtgttgaTTAAGGGACTGCTCTTTCTATACTCAATTCAATGAAacatatattgcaaaaatccattTTAGGGGCCTAACTTAAACTCTTATTGAGTCTTTCAAAGTATGTACAATATTTGTTGAGCAAGTAAACTGTACTGACCTTTCTCTCGTTTGGATACTTTTTTCACACATAAGCATGCACAAGCAAGCACACTAAATGCAAATATAACTGAAAAATGACTGACATCAATAGTTTGCTCATATATTGTATATCATTGCATCCGTAGCTGTGATCATTATGAAAATTATTGTTAAATTTACAGTTTAAATCAAATTCACAACACTTCTCTCATTTCTGCAGATGAGGTTGGAGCTTTGGTGTTCGACATTGGCTCATACTCTGTAAGAGCTGGCTACGCAGGAGAAGACTGTCCCAAGGTAAGTGGATCACTCAAATGACCCGATTAACTATGTGTCTTTTCTTCCTCTATGCATCTTCATCTTCCCTCCTGGGTATGCCAATGTCAAGAAATGAGGGCTGTCAccctggagacagacaggataaATTGAGTTATGATCATTCTGGAGTACTTGCTGGGTTTAAGTTCTCTTGTAAACTATGTGCCATATAATGCTAAATCTTTTCACATAACCCCCCATCCTTCTgctttcctgtttgttttcaaaaataatatacatacatcATCTTCACACACCATAACAATATGACCTCATTAATGTGTGAGGTTATAGTTGGTATGACAGTTCCTGGTTTTGTGGAAAGAGTAGCTGTGAAAGCATGCTATAGTAACCATGCTATTGATCCTGATAAGGGCTGCAGCTTACAATAATTTTCTTCATTAATTGATTCGTCATTTATAATGTCACAAAAGTCTATCACACtggttcccagagcccaagtcgacatattcaaatgtcttgttttgttgacCGGCAGTCTAAAACCCAATGATCTTAACTTGAATATCAGAGATTATTTAGAAAACTAACAGCCTTCATAGTTTCACAAAATGGGGAATTTTTCACTCATTGTTTGGGTTGGGGTTTACCTTCTGATAAAGGTTTTATAGAATTTTTGTTGTTATGATTGCTAttggtaaaccaggttgtgtgagtgtgtgtcttgaCCTGTATTCcgccctgttttgttttggctcGGCTCAGGCGGACTTCCCCACGGTGATAGGTGTCACCCTTGACCGAGAGGATGGCAGCACGCCCATGGAGACGGATGGTGACAAGAGCAAGCAGAGCGGTACCACCTATTATATTGATACCAACCAGCTGAGGGTACCCAGGGAGAACATGGAGGTCATGTCTCCGCTTAAGAATGGCATGAGTGAGTGTTGACTCATAGcgtgtgatttatttattttttttttcatgcattaaAATCTTCTTAACTGCCAGGATTGACCAGGTTGTTTCAAAGTTTCCTGCTGTGTATGTGCAGTGCTGAGAAATGATAGAATATACAACCCAATGTGAACATACATGggttgtgtgtaagtgtatggCACCGTTTCTGTCATGGTCTGTGACGTAAACCTGAGCAATGAATATTTATAATCCTGTCTGCTCGATCCATATCCATAATTAGACTGTTTTGGTCCAGACAGCCGACTTTGTAGACGAACTCGTCACAACCCTGACTGACGTATAGACGACTGCTGTTCATCATGAATATTAATGAGATTATTTGAAGACCAAGGAAACTCATTATCATGAGCCCTCCCGTCTAGTGTCCTCTTGATGGAAGGCAGACCCCTTTCCGTCTTTGGTTTAGCGCCATGTCTGCCTGACAGTGATCATATTTTCCCATCCTCATTTGTTCTTGTCTAAATCTTGGATGTGTCGAACATCCAAAGCCAAATGTATGTCACATGTCCAGTGCTATCCTTGGTGCTGTTTAACTAGAGCTTTTATcctaaaaaaaatcactattgGATC contains:
- the aldh7a1 gene encoding alpha-aminoadipic semialdehyde dehydrogenase yields the protein MQRCLTLTLARHNRLILRNKFASVHCQQSAAMSGLLINQPKYSWLKELGLSEDNPGVYNGSWGGSGEVITSYCPANNEPIARVTQATLAEYDETVQKTREAWKMWADIPAPKRGEIVRQIGDALRKKIKVLGSLVSLEMGKIYVEGVGEVQEYVDVCDYAVGLSRMIGGPILPSERPGHALIEQWNPVGLVGIITAFNFPVAVYGWNNAIALTCGNVCLWKGAPTTPLTSVAVTRIVAEVLERNNLPGAICSMTCGGADIGTAMAKDERVDLVSFTGSTHVGKMVAMMVQERFGRKLLELGGNNAIIVFDDADLNLVVPSAVFASVGTAGQRCTTTRRLMLHESVHDTVVERIAKAYKQVRIGDPWDPSTLYGPLHTKQAVEQYLAATEQAKQQGGTLVCGGKVMDRPGNYVEPTIITGLAHDAPIVHTETFVPILYVLKFKTEEEAFAWNNEVQQGLSSSIFTKDMGRVFRWLGPKGSDCGIVNVNIPTSGAEIGGAFGGEKHTGGGRESGSDSWKQYMRRSTCTINYSKDLPLAQGIKFE